The DNA sequence TGCTTTTACTCTCATCTTGAGAAACGGCGCCTGTCCGTACTACGTGGGTCAAGAGTTCACCTACTCAACGACGTCGTCACAGTCATCACTGTCGGAAAGCATCGTGCCGGTGATCTCGGGACCCGTGCCTGTGATCTTCACGCCTTTCGAGGAAGGAGAAACGGTGATAAGAGAGTCGAGGGATGTGAAGTTCGTATTCTCGACGCTCACAGTGTGCCCTGAGTCAACCTCATGGAATCTGAATGGTGTAGATGAAACTACCGGAAGGCGTCTGCTAAGTACCGGAGAAGATGATTGGCAATACCCGACTGGGAATTACTTCCGGATAAAAGGAACAGAGAGCGAGAAAGTGTATACATTGGAATGGTGTCCAGCTGAGGTATGTCCTATTTGTAAGTTTGCATGTGAAGATAACCATGTTGGTCCTTCTTTGATTGAGAATGGAGAGAGGCTCGCTGCTTTGAATGGCAGCTTTGCTCTTCCTGTTGTAtttcagaaaaaataataagcTCCCTGTAATTTCTCTGTTATAAGCAGAACCCAATAAagcaattatacatatatatatatatatatatatatatttgaaacaaataaaaaggtcACGGATTAAATAATATCTGGTGTTGTCCCTAGTAGTTTATGCACTGCTGCTGCATGGATCTGAATgtgtatatgtattatatatatatatatatatacatatgacaTATGGTATAAAACTGTGTTGGTGTTTGTTCATGGTTTcttttaaggggaaaaaaagaaaaaaatcatgatTTCCAGTGGTTTATgaaggtgattttttttttttaattattattattattattattttttggttctgTTTTGGTATGGAAATGGAATTTAGGATGACAAGGAGTCAAAGGACATCAAATCCTTAAATTCATTGAAGTTATTCACCGTTAGCACAAAAATCAATTCTGTCAATAATGTTAACAGAAAAAACATGTGAGAGGCACACGCCCATTTGACAAGGGCAATGAAGGTCATTCTCACGTGTTCCCCTGTCTCTCCCTCGTATCGTTTTCTCGTTTACAAAGGGAAGAGAAAATTCCCCTATCCCTCGTATCGTATTCCCACTTGACAGCGATGTTGAAGTAATGTTGGAAAGAGCTCCAATATGCAACTTTCTTCAATCCCATCATTTTCTCTGTTATTCTCATCTTCTTCTCTTTATATTTGTACAAGcttattgtattattaaagGTCCAAAACTCAATTTCCCTCCATCATCGAAGCTACCAATAATAGGAATTCTTCACCAGCTTAGCACACAACTCCATAGATCTCTACAGGGTCGCTCTGAGAAATATGGCCCTCTAATTCTCCACCATTTGGGAAGCTCTCCAACACTGATAGTTTCTTCAGCTGAGATAGCAAAAGAGATAATGAAATCCCACGACTCTGTTTTCCAAAATAGGCCTAGACTAAAAGCCGCAGATGTTCTCTTCTGTGGATGCACAGATGTAGCATTTTGTCCCTACGGTGAATACTGGAGACAAACCAAGAAAATTTGTGTTCTTGAACTTTTGAGCATAAAAAGTGTGCAAGGTTTTCAGTTTGTTAGGGAAGAAGAAGTTGCAGAGATGGTTGAA is a window from the Ziziphus jujuba cultivar Dongzao chromosome 11, ASM3175591v1 genome containing:
- the LOC132799811 gene encoding kunitz type trypsin inhibitor 104-like, which gives rise to MFRSLLGSLSFMIWLLMTISSVQAQNQPVLDTAGNTLEAGVQYYIRPAITDFGGAFTLILRNGACPYYVGQEFTYSTTSSQSSLSESIVPVISGPVPVIFTPFEEGETVIRESRDVKFVFSTLTVCPESTSWNLNGVDETTGRRLLSTGEDDWQYPTGNYFRIKGTESEKVYTLEWCPAEVCPICKFACEDNHVGPSLIENGERLAALNGSFALPVVFQKK